The proteins below are encoded in one region of Malaclemys terrapin pileata isolate rMalTer1 chromosome 20, rMalTer1.hap1, whole genome shotgun sequence:
- the LOC128826344 gene encoding myelin-oligodendrocyte glycoprotein-like — MSCWYFEIHFPRSCSVMDSLFPSVTTIQLLIFLQIPHLATGQFTIHTPDNIVIGVVGEDAILPCYLSSPRVPLSTGIQWTLARPLERIEMTFYNGGTQTERQGEGYQGRTEFFTSQLSKGNLSLKLKNIQVTDKGIYACQVDVSDWHGEAYIELDVIAPYRILPSNPVIGVIGADVILPCQLSVTKLPGSFKVQWKLFRPAVLIHEVSYNGGNQTETQGERHLGRTELSITEMTQGNLSLKLKHVQISDKAEYVCSLDSGSWYDEMVVEMDVTG, encoded by the exons ATGTCCTGCTGGTATTTTGAAATCCACTTTCCCAGATCCTGCTCAGTGATGGATTCCTTATTTCCTTCAGTGACAACTATTCAGTTACTGATTTTTCTACAAATACCCCACCTGGCTACAG GCCAGTTTACAATCCATACCCCTGATAATATTGTCATTGGAGTCGTTGGAGAAGATGCTATCCTGCCTTGCTACCTGTCATCTCCAAGGGTCCCTCTGAGCACTGGTATCCAGTGGACACTTGCAAGACCTCTGGAGAGAATAGAAATGACCTTCTATAATGGAGGAACACAAACAGAAAGGCAGGGTGAGGGATACCAGGGCCGAACGGAGTTCTTCACATCTCAGCTGAGCAAAGGAAACCTCTCCCTGAAGCTGAAGAACATCCAGGTCACCGACAAAGGGATATATGCCTGCCAGGTTGATGTCTCAGACTGGCATGGAGAAGCCTACATTGAACTGGATGTGATAG CTCCCTATAGAATCCTTCCTAGCAACCCTGTTATTGGAGTCATTGGAGCAGATGTTATCCTTCCATGCCAGCTCTCAGTCACTAAGTTACCTGGAAGCTTCAAAGTGCAGTGGAAGCTGTTTAGACCAGCAGTATTAATCCATGAGGTCTCCTATAATGGAGGAAACCAGACAGAAACCCAAGGGGAGAGACATCTGGGTCGAACGGAGCTGTCCATCACTGAAATGACTCAGGGAAACTTGTCACTGAAACTCAAGCATGTCCAGATCTCTGACAAAGCAGAATATGTCTGCAGCCTGGATTCTGGGAGCTGGTATGATGAGATGGTGGTTGAAATGGATGTGACAGGTTAG